One region of Aeromicrobium sp. Sec7.5 genomic DNA includes:
- a CDS encoding biotin-dependent carboxyltransferase family protein has product MSLRVTELLGSALVQDLGRPGRSGIGVSPSGVFDRRAGRQANALVRNPADAAVLEVIGAVTLRASRPTTLAVAGAPGPLAIDGVPVSSMRTLHLPAGGALTIGAAVVGLRRVVAVLGGVAAEPVLGSRSTDTLSGLGPARLAAGSSVHVGLGAAGPDLRQLDVGVPGIGDLTVRVVLGPRDDWFASTAVDTLLRTGWSVSDRSDRIGVRLDGPALERAVDGELESEPVLRGSIQVTSAGLPVVLGPDHPATGGYPVIGVVVDADTDVLAQGAPGRVVRFRRHPAP; this is encoded by the coding sequence ATGAGCCTGCGCGTCACCGAGCTCCTCGGGTCCGCCCTGGTGCAGGACCTCGGACGACCCGGCCGCTCGGGCATCGGGGTGTCGCCATCAGGCGTCTTCGACCGCCGGGCCGGCCGCCAGGCGAACGCCCTCGTGCGCAACCCCGCCGACGCCGCGGTGCTGGAGGTCATCGGGGCGGTCACCCTGCGCGCGAGCCGGCCGACCACCCTCGCGGTCGCCGGCGCACCCGGCCCCCTCGCGATCGACGGCGTGCCCGTGTCGTCGATGCGCACGCTCCACCTCCCGGCCGGCGGCGCGCTGACGATCGGCGCCGCCGTGGTCGGGCTCCGCCGGGTCGTCGCGGTCCTGGGTGGGGTCGCCGCCGAGCCGGTGCTCGGCTCGCGGTCGACCGACACCTTGTCCGGCCTGGGGCCGGCACGTCTCGCGGCCGGATCGTCCGTCCACGTCGGACTCGGCGCCGCCGGACCCGACCTGCGCCAGCTCGACGTCGGTGTGCCCGGCATCGGCGACCTCACGGTGCGGGTCGTGCTCGGCCCGCGTGACGACTGGTTCGCCTCCACCGCCGTCGACACGCTGCTGCGCACCGGATGGTCGGTGTCCGACCGCAGCGACCGCATCGGGGTGCGCCTGGACGGGCCCGCCCTCGAGCGTGCCGTCGACGGCGAGCTGGAGTCCGAGCCCGTCCTGCGCGGCAGCATCCAGGTCACGTCAGCGGGCCTGCCGGTCGTGCTGGGCCCGGACCATCCCGCCACGGGGGGCTACCCCGTGATCGGCGTCGTGGTGGACGCCGACACCGACGTCCTGGCCCAGGGGGCACCCGGTCGGGTGGTCCGGTTCCGCCGCCACCCCGCTCCCTGA
- a CDS encoding lysophospholipid acyltransferase family protein: MRDVTYPPVIVTAKTLFKVLGMTFQTSGTEHIPRTGGAVLAANHISYVDFVFDGLAAQPSKRLVRFMAKREAFEGASGRLMRSFHHISVDRDSGEQSYNTAVEYLRSGEIVGIFPEATISRSMEIKELKTGAVRMAAEAGVPLIPMVTWGTQLMKTKDHESDIFGRGKTIGLHVGAPLAVTGEDPVAETALLKAEMTRLLEHAIAEYPIGPEGQWWAPARFGGLAPTPEEAARLDAEEKAAKAARRAERENG, encoded by the coding sequence ATGCGCGACGTGACGTACCCGCCCGTCATCGTGACGGCCAAGACCCTCTTCAAGGTGCTGGGCATGACGTTCCAGACCTCGGGCACCGAGCACATCCCGCGCACCGGTGGTGCCGTGCTCGCTGCCAACCACATCAGCTACGTCGACTTCGTGTTCGACGGGCTCGCCGCCCAGCCGAGCAAGCGGCTCGTGCGGTTCATGGCCAAGCGTGAGGCGTTCGAGGGCGCATCGGGGCGCCTCATGCGCTCGTTCCACCACATCAGCGTCGACCGCGACAGTGGCGAGCAGTCGTACAACACCGCGGTCGAGTACCTGCGGTCCGGCGAGATCGTCGGCATCTTCCCCGAGGCCACGATCAGTCGGTCGATGGAGATCAAGGAGCTCAAGACCGGAGCGGTCCGCATGGCCGCCGAGGCGGGCGTGCCCTTGATCCCGATGGTCACGTGGGGCACGCAGCTCATGAAGACCAAGGACCACGAGTCGGACATCTTCGGCCGTGGCAAGACGATCGGCCTGCACGTGGGGGCGCCGCTCGCCGTCACGGGGGAGGACCCCGTCGCCGAGACCGCGCTGCTCAAGGCGGAGATGACGCGCCTGCTCGAGCACGCGATCGCCGAGTACCCGATCGGCCCCGAGGGACAGTGGTGGGCGCCCGCCCGCTTCGGTGGCCTCGCGCCCACGCCCGAGGAGGCTGCGCGCCTCGACGCGGAGGAGAAGGCCGCCAAGGCGGCCCGCCGCGCGGAGCGCGAGAACGGCTGA
- the tsaD gene encoding tRNA (adenosine(37)-N6)-threonylcarbamoyltransferase complex transferase subunit TsaD encodes MSEPVVLGIESSCDETGVGIVRGTELLAHVVASSMDEHVRFGGIVPEVASRAHLEAFVPTLTGALDEAGLTMADIDGIAVTSGPGLTGALLVGIAGAKALALAHDTPLYGVNHLAAHVAVDQIEHGRFDRRVVALLASGGHSEILLVDDIATDVTLLGQTIDDAAGEAFDKVARLLGLPYPGGPHIDRVAADGDPRSVSFPRGLTASRDHEKHRWNFSFSGLKSAVSRHVQREQLAGRELVVADVAASFQDAVCDVLTAKAVEACLVHDVGTLVVGGGVAANSRLRWYAEQRCAEAGIELRVPRLGLCTDNGAMVAALGAEVVRRGLPASPFDLRADSGLPVTSIVA; translated from the coding sequence GTGAGTGAACCCGTCGTCCTCGGCATCGAGTCGTCCTGCGACGAGACCGGTGTCGGCATCGTCCGGGGCACCGAGCTGCTCGCGCACGTCGTGGCGTCGAGCATGGACGAGCACGTCCGCTTCGGCGGGATCGTGCCCGAGGTGGCCAGCCGCGCGCACCTCGAGGCCTTCGTGCCCACCCTGACGGGCGCGCTCGACGAGGCCGGCCTCACGATGGCCGACATCGACGGCATCGCCGTCACGAGCGGACCGGGCCTGACGGGCGCGCTGCTCGTGGGCATCGCCGGCGCGAAGGCGCTCGCCCTGGCCCATGACACGCCGCTCTACGGCGTCAACCACCTCGCGGCGCACGTCGCGGTCGACCAGATCGAGCACGGCCGCTTCGACCGACGTGTCGTGGCGCTGCTCGCCAGCGGAGGACACTCGGAGATCCTGCTGGTCGACGACATCGCCACTGATGTCACCCTGCTCGGCCAGACGATCGACGACGCGGCCGGCGAGGCGTTCGACAAGGTCGCCCGGCTGCTCGGCCTGCCGTACCCGGGCGGACCGCACATCGACCGGGTCGCGGCCGACGGTGACCCGCGCTCGGTGTCGTTCCCGCGGGGCCTGACGGCGTCACGCGACCACGAGAAGCACCGCTGGAACTTCTCGTTCTCCGGCCTGAAGAGTGCGGTCTCGCGACATGTGCAGCGTGAGCAGCTCGCCGGGCGCGAGCTCGTGGTGGCCGACGTCGCCGCCTCGTTCCAGGACGCCGTCTGCGACGTGCTCACCGCCAAGGCCGTCGAGGCGTGCCTGGTGCACGACGTCGGCACCCTCGTCGTGGGCGGCGGTGTCGCCGCGAACTCGCGTCTGCGTTGGTACGCCGAGCAGCGCTGCGCCGAGGCCGGCATCGAGCTGCGGGTGCCGCGCCTGGGCCTGTGCACCGACAACGGGGCGATGGTCGCCGCGCTCGGGGCCGAGGTCGTGCGCCGCGGCCTCCCGGCCTCGCCCTTCGACCTGCGGGCCGACTCCGGCCTCCCGGTCACCTCGATCGTCGCCTGA
- a CDS encoding DUF427 domain-containing protein: MKAVYGSTVLAEAPSDELVKIEGNWYFPPSSLAEGEFATSDTAYHCPWKGDTQYWDVGNGGDKLPDGAWSYPDLLPGAVERVGTDFAGYVAFDRKVTIAE, translated from the coding sequence ATGAAGGCCGTCTACGGCAGCACTGTCCTGGCCGAGGCTCCGAGCGACGAGCTCGTCAAGATCGAGGGGAACTGGTACTTCCCGCCCTCGAGCCTCGCCGAGGGCGAGTTCGCCACGAGCGACACCGCCTACCACTGCCCCTGGAAGGGCGACACGCAGTACTGGGACGTCGGCAACGGTGGCGACAAGCTCCCCGACGGCGCCTGGTCGTACCCCGACCTCCTCCCCGGCGCGGTCGAGCGGGTCGGCACCGACTTTGCCGGCTACGTCGCGTTCGACCGCAAGGTCACGATCGCGGAGTAG